CTGGAGATTATAAAAGAGCTAAATCAAAGATTTGAAGAAGAATATGAAAAAACAGGAATTAGAAAAACTTATCATATTGTAACCTTTGGCTGCCAAATGAACAGCCGGGATTCAGAGAAAATATCCGGTATCTTAAAACAAATCGGCTATGTAGAAACCGATACTGAGGATGCAGATTTTGTTATATATAATACCTGTACGGTCAGAGAAAATGCCAATAACCGTGTATATGGCAGATTAGGCCATTTAGGTACCTTAAAAAAGAAAAGACCCGGTATGCTGATTGCTTTATGTGGCTGCATGATGCAGGAGAATACTACGGTAGAAAAAATCAAAGAAAGTTATCGTTTCGTAGATATAATTTTTGGTACCCATAATATATTTAAACTGGCTGAACTGATTAAAATCCGATTGGATAATGAAGAAACCGGCGGTAAGCAATCTGACCTGATGGTAGTAGATTTATGGAAAGATACAGATATGATTGTTGAAAATCTGCCCAATGATAGGAAATATCCTTTTAAGGCAGGAGTTAATATTATTTTCGGTTGCAATAATTTCTGTAGTTACTGTATTGTACCTTATGTAAGGGGAAGGGAAAGAAGTCGTAATCCACAGGACATTATAGAAGAAGTAAAAAAATTAGCCTCAGAGGGTGTAATTGAGGTAATGTTGCTGGGGCAAAATGTTAATTCTTATGGTAAAAACCTTAATCCACCTATGAGTTTTGCCAAGCTTCTTTTAGAGATTGAAAAGATTGAGGGTATAGAAAGAATTAGATTTATGACTTCTCATCCCAAGGATCTTTCACAGGAATTAATTGATGTAATGGGTGCTTCTAAAAAGATTTGCAAGCATCTTCATCTTCCTTTGCAATCGGGCAGTTCAAGATTATTAAAAATTATGAATCGTAGATATACCAAGGAAGACTATCTTGATTTGGTAGAAAGAATACGAAAAGCCGTTCCGGATATATCCTTAACTACGGATATAATAGTAGGCTTTCCCGGTGAAACAGAAGAGGATTTCCTTGAAACCTTGGATGTAGTAAAAAAGGTTAGATTTGATAATGCCTTTACCTTCTTATATTCTAAACGTACAGGAACACCTGCCGCCATCATGGAAAATCAGGTAGAAGAGAAAGTAGCCAAAGAAAGATTCGATAGACTTTTAGCTGAAATTCAAAATTCAGCTGCAAAATCTTCTTCAAGATATGAGCATACCATTCAAGATGTCTTAGTTGAAGAGGTTAATACACAGGATGAAAACTTACTTACAGGTAGGTTAAGTAATAATATGCTGGTGCATTTTGCCGGTGATAAAAGCCTAATTGGAAAACTAATTCCGGTATATTTAGAAGAAAGTAAAGGATTTTATTATATAGGTTCACAAGTAAAATAAGATGATGACAAGGCCCTTGTAATAATTTTGTAAATAATGTGAAATTATATCTGTTAAAATGTTCAAAAACATACCTTATTTGACATGTTCGAGTGTATAAATTGACAGTTGATATTAAATTTATGCACTCGATTTTTACAATTTGGTTAAATAAATCCAGGTCAATACTTGACATATTCCAAAAAACAGTATAAAATTTATATATTGTATTATTTATAAAAATGTATTTCTTGTATATTATTTGTAACTTATTTTAGCAGGGGGATTTTTTTCTGATTCTACCTTGTAAATAAGTTACCTATATTAGAATTCATTTTGAATGTACAATGAAAACTTAATAAGGAGGTGCTCCTGTGCTAGAAGTAATTATTGCTATTGTAGTTACCTTCGCGATCACATCTCTCCTTGTTTGGAAACTTGCTACTGCTTATCGAATTAAAGTATATGAAGCAAAGATAGGCAGCGCAGAGGAAAAAGCAAGGGAAATCATAGATGAAGCTTTAAAAACAGCTGAAACTAAGAAGAGAGAGGCACTGCTCGAAGCAAAGGAAGAAGCTTTAAAAGCGAAAAATGAATTCGAGCGAGAAACTAGGGAACGAAGAGCAGAGTTACAACGCTATGAGAAACGTGTTCTTACCAAGGAAGAAACCTTGGATAGGAAGACTGAAGCACTGGAAAAAAAGGAAGCAAAGCTTTCTGTAAAGGAAGCGGAACTTGATAAGATTAAACAAGAAGTTGAGGAGTTCCATGCTAAACAATTACAGGAGCTGGAGAAGATCTCCGGATTAACCTCCGAACAAGCTAAGGAATATCTGTTAAAGACTGTTGAAGAAGATGTAAAACATGAAACCGCTGTTCTCATTAAGGAATTAGAGAACAAAGCAAAAGAAGAAGCGGACAAAAAAGCCAAGGAATATGTGGTTACAGCCATACAGCGATGTGCAGCTGATCATGTGGCAGAAACTACAATCTCGGTAGTTCAGCTTCCTAACGATGAAATGAAGGGAAGAATTATCGGTAGAGAGGGAAGAAATATCAGAACCCTTGAAACCTTAACAGGTGTAGATTTAATTATTGATGACACGCCTGAAGCTGTAATTTTATCAGCCTTTGATCCTATCAGAAGAGAAATTGCAAGAATTGCACTTGAAAAATTGATAGTTGATGGAAGAATTCATCCTGCTAGAATCGAGGAAATGGTTGAAAAGGCTCACAAAGAAGTTGAGGTGATGATCCGTGAAGCCGGTGAGGCTGCTACTTTAGAAGTAGGTGTCCATGGAATTCATCCGGAATTAGTTAAACTTCTTGGTAAAATGAAATTTAGGACAAGTTATGGTCAGAATGCCTTAAAGCATTCAATAGAAGTATCTATTATTGCAGGCTTATTAGCCAGCGAAATTGGAGTTGATGTAAGACTAGCAAAACGTGCCGGTTTATTACATGATATCGGCAAATCAGTGGATCATGAAATTGAAGGTACCCATGTTCAGATTGGTGTGGATTTATGTAGAAAATACAAAGAATCTCCAACCGTAATAAATGCAGTGGGTGCCCATCATGGAGATGAAGAATTCCAATCATTGATTGCATGTATAGTGCAGGCGGCTGATACAATTTCAGCGGCCAGACCGGGAGCAAGACGAGAGACCTTGGAAACATATACCAACAGGCTAAAACAATTAGAAGATATTACCAATGGCTTTAGAGGAGTAGACAAGTCATTTGCTATTCAAGCAGGTAGGGAAATCCGGGTTATGGTTGTACCGGAACAGATAAGTGACGCAGACATGATTTTATTAGCTCGTGACTTATCTAAGAGAATTGAAAATGAATTAGAATATCCGGGACAGATCAAAGTTAATGTAATTAGAGAATCCAGAGTAACTGATTATGCAAAATAAGAAAATGAAAATTAAGGGTGTCGGCATTGCTGACATCCTTTTTTGTATGTAAATTTATATTAAGATAAAGCAAACTACCAAGTATTGACAATAAAGTGTAATTATAGTAATATAGAAATTAATGACAAAATTGATAAAAAAATCCTACAAATTAAGAAATTAGGCTTATAATATATGTTCACAGATAAGAGATGATTTGTTGTCAAGATAGTATCTAACTCAGTAAAAGTGTAATATTTAAGGAGAAATATTATGAGAATTTTAAGAAATATTTTAATAGTTTCCATAATAAGCTTATGTTTTATTTTTAATGCTTGCTCAAAACAAGATGAAGCCAATAACTCGAAAACATTCACCAATATTAGTAAACCATTAAACCAAATAGATGATGAGAACATAGTATTACTGAACAACTATGTTTGTATATAAGGATGGTATTTATTATATAGTTGAAAGCGAAGATAATATTAATAAGACTATAAATAGAACTATGTTTTATGCTTGAGACAAATTCCCCTATACAGATTATAAAGTATTGCATTATACCACAAATCAAGGTCTGTATTTGTGCAGTGGCTTTATTTATATTTGCAGATATGTGGAATATGGTGGAACAACCTATGCTGTATTTAAATGATAATAAGTTTAGAAATCTATTGGCATTTATAGTACAGGTAGATAATTATAATTCGGAGGTTTTAATGCCTGCCTCTGTATTTTTTATACTACCGGTATTTTTATTTTATTTGTTGTTTCATGATGAATTAAAAAGAGGATTTAAAATATAGTTATTGATAAGAAATCTGATATAATATTTTATGGGAATTAAAGTAATAGAAGAATAAAATTAAACATATTGCACAATAATTCTTCCTGTGACGGACACATGGTGTTGTAGGATAATACTTTTTTTGAATTTTATTGATATTTTTGTTGCAATTTAAAAAGTCTTATATTACAATGTAATACAAATTCTTAAATTAAGGAAAAATAACCATAAAGGAAGGTGCAATATGGCATTAACATTATCTAAGAAAGCTATGGCAGTAAAGCCATCATCTACATTAGCTATTACAGCAAAAGCTAAAGAAATGAAAGCAAATGGTATTGATGTTGTAGGATTTGGGGCGGGAGAACCTGATTTTAATACTCCCGAGAATATATGTAATGCAGCCATTAATGCTTTAAATGAAGGTTATACAAAATATACACCGGCGGCAGGGAGTTTGGAACTTCGCAAGGCTATATGTGACAAATTTAAAAAATTCAATAATTTGAACTATGAAGCGGATCAAATTGTTGTCAGTAACGGTGGAAAGCATTCTTTAACCAATATTTTTACGGCAATCTTAAATCCCGGTGACGAAGTTATAATCCCTACACCTTATTGGCTAAGTTATCCTGAGATTGTTAAATTGGCTGACGGTGTTCCCGTTTTTGTTAGGGCAGATAAGAGTCAAAATTATAAAATTACAGCTAAGCAGCTGGAAGAAGCATGTACAGATAAGACCAAGGCCTTAATTTTAAATTCCCCTAACAATCCATCCGGTATGGTATATACAAAAGAGGAACTAGAAGCAATAGCAGAAGTGGCTGTAAAAAAAGATTTTTATGTTGTATCCGATGAAATGTATGAGCATTTGGTTTATGGAGATGAAAAACATATTAGCATCGGCTCATTAAACCATGAAATATATAAACGTACTATAACCTGCAGCGGAGTTTCTAAGGGGTATTCGATGACAGGATGGAGAATTGGCTATACCGGCTCTTCAAAAGAAATTGCAAAACTTATGAGCAGTGTTCAAAGCCATCAAACATCCAATCCTAATTCTATTGCTCAAAAAGCTGCTTATGAAGCACTGGTGGGGCCACAAGATTCTGTCTATGCTATGAAAAGTGAATTTGAAAAGCGCAGGAACTATATGACAGAAAGAATAGCAGCTATGAAACATATTTCTGCAGTAAGTCCCCAAGGAGCTTTTTATATGTTTGTAGATATAAGCCTTGCCTTAAGCAAAACCTACAAGGGGCAAAAGATAGAAAATGTTAATAACTTTTCTAAAATACTCTTAGAAGATTATAAGGTGGCGGTTATTGCCTGTGATGATTTTGGTTTTGACGACCATATTCGTCTATCATATGCAATTTCCTTAGAACAGATTAAAAAAGGACTTGACCGGATCGAAGAATTTCTTGAAAATTTACAATAATAGTATCATATAAGTAAATGAATATTTTAGTTATGGTAAAAATAAAATAAGCAAAAAAATAATGGTAGTGTTATAAAAAATGCTAAAACACTACCTATTTTTTGTTTTTTATGTTATTATTCAAGATAGACAGATTTATGATTAATGAAATAATCAGAAAGAGGTATGATTTAATGTCATTGTTTGGATTTATCGGCGCCGGAAATATGGGTTTTGCTCTTATGAAGGCATGTGTAAAAAGTTTTGGACAAAATCAAATTGCTTATTATGACCTTTCTATGGAAAAATGTTCTTTTGTAAAAGAGCAGCTAAATATTTCAGCTGAAAATGATAATATCTCTGTAGTTAATAAATGCAAATACTTGGTTCTTGCGGTAAAACCCCAGTTTTTACCTGAGGTTTTAGAAGAAATAAAGGAAGCTGTATCCGATCATATAGTTATATCAATTGTAGCCGGAGTCAATATTAAAAGTATTAAATCTATCTTAGGTTCTGCTACAAGAATTGTCAGAGCCATGCCCAATACTCCGGCCATGATTTCAAAAGGTTATACCGGAATATGTTTTAGTGAAGATAATTTCCATGATAGTGAAAAGGAATTAATATATAAATTTTTTAATGCCTTTGGAAAGTACGATATTTTTAATGAGAAATTGATGAATGCCGTAACTTGTGCCAGTGGCAGTTCCCCTGCCTATGTATATACATTTATAGAAGCTTTAGCCGATAGTGTAGTTAGTCTTGGAATACCCAGGGACAAGGCCTATACTATGGTTTCACAAACCATATTAGGAGCTGCAGCCATGGTACTTGAGGGCGGACAACATCCGGCCCATTTAAAAGACCAGGTGTGTTCACCTGCAGGAACCACCATAGCCGGTATAAAAGCCTTAGAAGAGTTCGGCTTTCGTAATGCCATAATGAAGGCAACAGATGCTTGTTATGAAAGAGCAGTAGAATTGACTGAAAAAAATTAAGAAAATTGACGGATTAAATGAGGTGCAAAAGTGGAACAATATAAAAGAATCAAAAGAGAATTATCACATAAGGGCAATATAATAGATTTTTATAGTGATACTATTGAAATTAACCAAGGAAATCAAGTTGTTTTTGACTTTATAAATCACAAGGGAGCATCGGCAATGATACCGGTTGACCGGGAAGGAAAAATTCTAATGGTACGCCAGTATAGAAACGCCATAGACAGTTATACCCTTGAAATTCCAGCCGGTGGTCTTAATCCCGGTGAAGATAACCTTAGCTGCGCTATTAGAGAGTGCGAGGAAGAGACCGGCTATAGGCCTAATAATCCACAGCATTTGATAGATGTACATACAACAGTGGCATTTTCCAACGAACTAATAAAAGTCTTTTATTCTAATGACTTAACCCCTAGTAAGCAAAATTTAGATGAAAATGAATTTGTATCAATAGAACGTTATTCCTTAGAGGAATTAATTTCAATGATATATGCAGGGAAGATTACAGATGCTAAGACAATTGCAGGACTCCTTGCCTATAATACTAAAATGAATTTATAAAGCTTGTTCTATTTAAAAAATCCTGTCATATCTATAGTTGATATAAGAAGTTTTTATATTAGATAAGGCGGGATGAGATTATGAAGCATATTAAAATAAGAGTACAAAGCATGAGTCTGATTCAGATTTCAATCCTCCTCATGATTTTAGGAGTGTTTTTTGGTGTATTCTTCGCTAATATATTTCAATCTAGCTATTATGATCGGATGATGAACTACCATAATCTTGTTTTTACTGAAATAGTAAGAGAGGATATTGATTATACAGGATTATTCCTATATGTTCTAAATAAAAACTTTAAAGAATTTATTGTATTTTGGCTAATTTCCATTACTATTTTAGGAATACCATATATGATTTTTAAACTACTAACCTTAGGATTTTCTATGGGATTTTTCATATCGGCAATAGCTATGCAATATGGGTTTAAAGGAATATTATTGATTTTGTCTTATGGATTTCCCCATGGACTTATTTATATTCCTTTGATTATCTTGTGTTTATATAAGGGCTATAGCCTATGTGTGTCAATATATTATGATAAAAGAAACTATGCTGGAACAATCATGGAACATATAAAATCCAATATTTTTGTATTGATCTTTCTGGCAGTTCTTCTTTTACTGGGAAGTTTTTTAGAAGCATATGTGGGCTCATTTTTCCTGAAAAAAACTCTTGTTTTTTACATAAATTAAATATCTGTTATATCAGTTATTTTTATAAAGAAGCAAATGAGGAGGTTTGGAATGAAGCAACAGATTGAGGATTTTATCAGCTATCTTCAGGAAGTGAAGCAGGCTTCACAAAACACAATCAGAGCTTATCAGAATGACTTAAAAAAATTAGAATCCTATCTTAGTCAGCAGGGGATTCAAACAGCTTCAAAAATCACAGAGACAAGCTTAAATTCCTATGTACTATATCTAGAAAAAGACGGTATGTCCCCGGCTTCTGTTTCAAGGCATATTGCTTCCATGAAGGCATTTTTATTATTCCTTCTAAAAAGAGGCCTTATTAGCGGAGACCCTTCCGAAAATATTAAAGCACCCAAGGTTGTAAAAAAGCCCCCACAGATATTAGAGGAAGATAAGATAATGGCCTTGTTAAACCAACCGGATCTTTCTTGTAGCAAGGGTATCCGGGATAAAGCCATGTTGGAGTTATTATATGCAACCGGAATGAAGGTATCAGAATTAATTAATGTAAAAGTATCCGATGTAAATTTATCAGGCAAATATATTACTTGTGGGGAAAAACAGGAGAGAAGTATCCCTTTTGGGGAGGCGGCAAAAAAAGCACTTAGAGACTATTTAGATATCAGAGAAACGGTATTTGATAGAAAGAATAATGAATATCTGTTTTTAAACAGTCAAGGGAAACAATTAAGCAGGCAGGGATTTTGGAAAATACTAAAAGGATATGCAAAAGAGACCGGAATAAGAGATATTAATCCTAATATGATTCGCCATTCCTTTGCAGCCCATATGATAGATAATGGTGCCGACATCGGTGTGGTACAAAAATTTTTGGGTCATACGGATATCAGTACTACACAATTGTATCTTTCACATAATTATCATAATAGCCGTGAAGTTTATGCCAATTCCCATCCAAGGGCATAATTCCATACAAGATATAATCCCATGTAGGTCATGGTATCATATAAGGGCATAACCCAACAAATAGTATAGGTTCAATGTAAAACATAATCTAATACAAAACATAACTTTTATTATATACTGATTTATGATATGAATTAGTACATAATTTAATAAAGCTTTATAAAAGGAAAAGTGTTAGGCACCAAATTTGGTGCCTAACGCTTTTTTTACAGTCCATCTGCAATAGTATATATTAACTTCTCTGATTCTTCCCATCCAAGACATGGATCTGTAATAGACTTTCCATATACATGGCCTGATACTTTCTGATTGCCGCTTTCTATATAACTTTCTATCATAACTCCTTTAACAAGTTTAGCAATATCAGGGCTTATTCTTCGGCTATGGAGTACTTCCTTAACTATTCGGGGTTGCTCTGCATAATTTTTATTAGAATTAGCATGGTTGGCATCCACAATTGTAGCAGGATATTTCAAGTTTCTTTCCTCATACATATTATATAAGCGTATAAGATCTTCATAATGATAATTAGGTATGGATTGACCATGCTTATTAACGGCTCCTCTTAGGATGGTATGGGCAAGGGGATTGCCGGAGGTTTTTACTTCCCATTTTCTATATAAAAAGGTATGACTGGCTTGAGCTGCTACTACTGAATTTAACATAACAGAAAAATCGCCGCTGGTGGGATTCTTCATACCGGCAGGTACGTCCATGCCGCTGATAGTTAGTCTATGCTGCTGATTTTCTACGGAACGGGCACCGACAGCTACGTAGGATAGCACATCTTTTACATAAGGCCAGTTTTCGGGATAAAGCATTTCGTCCGCCACCGTAAGTCCTGATTCGGCAATTGCTCTAAGATGCATCTTTCTCATGGCAATTAGGCCTTCCTGCAAATCAGGCTCTTTCTCAGGATCCGGCTGGTGTACGATTCCTTTATAACCTTCCCCTGTAGTCCTAGGCTTATTGGTATATAGCCTTGGTATAATGATTATCTTATCTTTAACTTTTTCCTGCACCCTAGCCAGCCTTGATATATAATCACAAACGGCATCTTCGTGATCTGCAGAGCAGGGGCCTATAATAACCAGAAACTTGTCAGATTTACCTGTAATAATATCTTTAATTTCTTTATCCCTTTCATTCTTTAAAATTACGTCCTTAGCCGGTAAGGGATAAGCTTTTAATAATTCTTCCGGTGATATAACCTGTCTTATAAATTCAAAGCTCATAGCAACACTCCCTTCTTGATATTGAGTTTCATTTTATATTTTTTTATATAGATAGTCAATCTGTAATTCTAATTTCATACATATTATTCATATTTATTAGAAAAATATAGGATTTTTCATTAAAAATGATATAATAGTTATATAGGCAGATGAAATATCTGTATTAATATTATGTTCCAAAAGAGAAAAAATAGGAGTGAAGCCCCATGCAAATGTATGATTTAATTAACAAAAAGAAAAATAAAGAAGTACTAACTAAAGAAGAAATTGAATTTATTGTTAATGGCTACACCAAAGGATCAATCCCTGATTATCAAATGTCCGCATTTTTAATGGCTGTATGTTTAAATAAAATGAACCATGAAGAAACAGCACATTTTACCATGGCTATGGCTAACAGCGGTGATATACTGGACTTATCGAAAGTCCATGGAGTTAAGGTAGACAAACACAGTACCGGGGGAGTGGGAGATAAGACCTCTCTTGTACTTAGTCCTATGGTTGCTGCTTTAGGAATTCCTGTTGCTAAAATGTCCGGAAGAGGACTGGGACATACGGGAGGAACCGTAGATAAGCTTGAAAGTTTTCCCGGTTTTTCAACTGAAATTTCCTCCGAACAGTTTATTGAGAACATAAATAAAATTAAGCTTGCTATAGTAGGTCAAACTGCAAATCTGGCTCCGGCCGATAAGAAAATATATGCCTTAAGGGATGTTACGGCAACCGTAGATAATATCTCCTTAATAGCCTCTAGTATTATGAGTAAGAAGATAGCTTCCGGATCCGATGTTATTGTTCTAGATGTAAAGACGGGAAGCGGTGCCTTTATGAAAAAATATGAGGATGCCTTGGCTTTGGCAAAAGAAATGGTTGAAATCGGAACAAGGGCAGGTAAAACCACATATGCTCTTATAACCGATATGAACCAACCTCTAGGAAGGGCCATCGGAAATGCAATTGAAGTTAAGGAAGCCATAGAAACCTTATCAGGTAATGGACCTAAAGATTTGCTTGAAGTAAGCCTTACCCTTGCTTCCTATATGGTTCTTGGTGCCGGAAAGGCAAAAACTTTTGAGGAAGCGAAAAAAATCTTGCAAGGTACTATAGAAAGCAAGAGTGCTTTAGATAAAATGGCTGAGTTTATCAGGGCCCAAGGGGGAGACAGTGAATTTGTTTATAATCCGGAATTATTAAAGACTGCTTCCATTTGCTATGATGTTAAAGCACCTTGTGATGGCTATGTGAAGGAAATCTTGACAGATGAAATAGGAATGGCTTCTTTAGTATTAGGTGGTGGAAGAGTAACAAAAGACAGCAAGATTGATTTAAGTGTAGGTATTATAATTCACAAAAAACTGGGAGATAAGGTTACAAAGAATGAGCCCCTTGCCACCTTGTATGCCAATGATGATGACAAGAGAAAGGAAGCCAAAAAGAGGATAATTGGTGCCTATGTTATTAGTAAAGAAGAGGTTGAGCGTCCTCCATATATCTATAGCATTGTAACAAAGGATGGAGTAAAGCGTGCATAATGCACGCTTTTTTTCATGTAATTAAATACCTATAAATTAAATATTTATATCATATAAGGGAGGTCTGTATGAAAATATCAAAAAGCTTATATAAAGGTATTTCAATTACATTGATACTTTTTATAATAATACTTTCTTTGTATAGAAACACCGGCTTGTTTTACCGTAAGAAGATAATACTCCCCTTTAGCCTCCATCTAAATAGGCAGGATCTTATATTGATTAAAGGAGAGGAATTTAGATTATTCGTTTATGGTATAAACAAAAGGGTATCATACCGTTCAACCAATATTAGGGTAGCCGGAGTGGATTTTTTAGGTAGAGTTTTTGCCTATAGAACCGGAAAAACCTATATAATAGCAAAGGTTTCCGGCAAAAAGCTTAAATGTCGAGTCAGGGTTATAGATCTTAATAAGAAACATCTAAAATTATCGGTGGGAGAAACTTATCGATTAAAAGTAAAAGGAATTACAGATTTTGCCCGATATAAAAGCAGCAATCCCAAAGTGGCAAAAGTAAATATCTTTGGAAAAATAAAGGCAAAAAAACCCGGAAAAACCACTATAACTGTATATATTAAAGGAAAAGTTCTTAAATGCAAGGTGACAGTAGAATAAATGAATATTTTCAAGACAAATTTATACTTGTATAGGTCTAAAATGATAGGGCATGGATTAAAATATTAGTAAAAGAATTATAGTGGAGTTTGTTATGAGAAAAATAAATATCCTGCTTGTGCTAGTATTATTAATTATGTTTATATTACCCAGTGCCATATTTGCCAGTAATATAAAATCTTCAAAACCGGATATTGACGGTGTCATACCGGTTACAGCCATGGTAGATTCTAAGATGGAACTAGAATCCCCCTCTGCCGTATTAATGGAAGGTTCTACCGGAACAATATTATTTGAAAAAAATAAAGATGAAAAATTAAAACCGGCCAGTATAACAAAAATAATGACTTTGTTATTGATTTTTGAAGCTTTAGATGCAGGTCAAATAAGTCTGACTGATGAAGTCAGTGTAAGTGAACATGCAGCCTCTATGGGAGGATCACAGGTTTATTTAGAACCCTATGAGGTTCAAAATGTAGAAACTTTAATAAAATGTATCAGTATATCCAGTGCCAATGATGCCTCGGTTGCCATGGCTGAACATATTGCAGGATCTGAAGAAGAATTTGTTGCCAGAATGAATAAAAGAGCTAAAGAGTTAGGTATGAATAATACGAATTTTGTAAACTGCTGCGGATTGGATGCCGACAATCACTATAGTACAGCTTATGATATTGCATTAATGTCTAGGGAGCTTA
This genomic interval from Herbinix luporum contains the following:
- the miaB gene encoding tRNA (N6-isopentenyl adenosine(37)-C2)-methylthiotransferase MiaB; the encoded protein is MENNININKIEADKQLEIIKELNQRFEEEYEKTGIRKTYHIVTFGCQMNSRDSEKISGILKQIGYVETDTEDADFVIYNTCTVRENANNRVYGRLGHLGTLKKKRPGMLIALCGCMMQENTTVEKIKESYRFVDIIFGTHNIFKLAELIKIRLDNEETGGKQSDLMVVDLWKDTDMIVENLPNDRKYPFKAGVNIIFGCNNFCSYCIVPYVRGRERSRNPQDIIEEVKKLASEGVIEVMLLGQNVNSYGKNLNPPMSFAKLLLEIEKIEGIERIRFMTSHPKDLSQELIDVMGASKKICKHLHLPLQSGSSRLLKIMNRRYTKEDYLDLVERIRKAVPDISLTTDIIVGFPGETEEDFLETLDVVKKVRFDNAFTFLYSKRTGTPAAIMENQVEEKVAKERFDRLLAEIQNSAAKSSSRYEHTIQDVLVEEVNTQDENLLTGRLSNNMLVHFAGDKSLIGKLIPVYLEESKGFYYIGSQVK
- the rny gene encoding ribonuclease Y, with protein sequence MTSLLVWKLATAYRIKVYEAKIGSAEEKAREIIDEALKTAETKKREALLEAKEEALKAKNEFERETRERRAELQRYEKRVLTKEETLDRKTEALEKKEAKLSVKEAELDKIKQEVEEFHAKQLQELEKISGLTSEQAKEYLLKTVEEDVKHETAVLIKELENKAKEEADKKAKEYVVTAIQRCAADHVAETTISVVQLPNDEMKGRIIGREGRNIRTLETLTGVDLIIDDTPEAVILSAFDPIRREIARIALEKLIVDGRIHPARIEEMVEKAHKEVEVMIREAGEAATLEVGVHGIHPELVKLLGKMKFRTSYGQNALKHSIEVSIIAGLLASEIGVDVRLAKRAGLLHDIGKSVDHEIEGTHVQIGVDLCRKYKESPTVINAVGAHHGDEEFQSLIACIVQAADTISAARPGARRETLETYTNRLKQLEDITNGFRGVDKSFAIQAGREIRVMVVPEQISDADMILLARDLSKRIENELEYPGQIKVNVIRESRVTDYAK
- a CDS encoding pyridoxal phosphate-dependent aminotransferase; this translates as MALTLSKKAMAVKPSSTLAITAKAKEMKANGIDVVGFGAGEPDFNTPENICNAAINALNEGYTKYTPAAGSLELRKAICDKFKKFNNLNYEADQIVVSNGGKHSLTNIFTAILNPGDEVIIPTPYWLSYPEIVKLADGVPVFVRADKSQNYKITAKQLEEACTDKTKALILNSPNNPSGMVYTKEELEAIAEVAVKKDFYVVSDEMYEHLVYGDEKHISIGSLNHEIYKRTITCSGVSKGYSMTGWRIGYTGSSKEIAKLMSSVQSHQTSNPNSIAQKAAYEALVGPQDSVYAMKSEFEKRRNYMTERIAAMKHISAVSPQGAFYMFVDISLALSKTYKGQKIENVNNFSKILLEDYKVAVIACDDFGFDDHIRLSYAISLEQIKKGLDRIEEFLENLQ
- the proC gene encoding pyrroline-5-carboxylate reductase, which gives rise to MSLFGFIGAGNMGFALMKACVKSFGQNQIAYYDLSMEKCSFVKEQLNISAENDNISVVNKCKYLVLAVKPQFLPEVLEEIKEAVSDHIVISIVAGVNIKSIKSILGSATRIVRAMPNTPAMISKGYTGICFSEDNFHDSEKELIYKFFNAFGKYDIFNEKLMNAVTCASGSSPAYVYTFIEALADSVVSLGIPRDKAYTMVSQTILGAAAMVLEGGQHPAHLKDQVCSPAGTTIAGIKALEEFGFRNAIMKATDACYERAVELTEKN
- a CDS encoding NUDIX hydrolase, with translation MEQYKRIKRELSHKGNIIDFYSDTIEINQGNQVVFDFINHKGASAMIPVDREGKILMVRQYRNAIDSYTLEIPAGGLNPGEDNLSCAIRECEEETGYRPNNPQHLIDVHTTVAFSNELIKVFYSNDLTPSKQNLDENEFVSIERYSLEELISMIYAGKITDAKTIAGLLAYNTKMNL
- a CDS encoding stage II sporulation protein M, which encodes MKHIKIRVQSMSLIQISILLMILGVFFGVFFANIFQSSYYDRMMNYHNLVFTEIVREDIDYTGLFLYVLNKNFKEFIVFWLISITILGIPYMIFKLLTLGFSMGFFISAIAMQYGFKGILLILSYGFPHGLIYIPLIILCLYKGYSLCVSIYYDKRNYAGTIMEHIKSNIFVLIFLAVLLLLGSFLEAYVGSFFLKKTLVFYIN
- a CDS encoding tyrosine recombinase codes for the protein MKQQIEDFISYLQEVKQASQNTIRAYQNDLKKLESYLSQQGIQTASKITETSLNSYVLYLEKDGMSPASVSRHIASMKAFLLFLLKRGLISGDPSENIKAPKVVKKPPQILEEDKIMALLNQPDLSCSKGIRDKAMLELLYATGMKVSELINVKVSDVNLSGKYITCGEKQERSIPFGEAAKKALRDYLDIRETVFDRKNNEYLFLNSQGKQLSRQGFWKILKGYAKETGIRDINPNMIRHSFAAHMIDNGADIGVVQKFLGHTDISTTQLYLSHNYHNSREVYANSHPRA
- a CDS encoding 3-deoxy-7-phosphoheptulonate synthase, with translation MSFEFIRQVISPEELLKAYPLPAKDVILKNERDKEIKDIITGKSDKFLVIIGPCSADHEDAVCDYISRLARVQEKVKDKIIIIPRLYTNKPRTTGEGYKGIVHQPDPEKEPDLQEGLIAMRKMHLRAIAESGLTVADEMLYPENWPYVKDVLSYVAVGARSVENQQHRLTISGMDVPAGMKNPTSGDFSVMLNSVVAAQASHTFLYRKWEVKTSGNPLAHTILRGAVNKHGQSIPNYHYEDLIRLYNMYEERNLKYPATIVDANHANSNKNYAEQPRIVKEVLHSRRISPDIAKLVKGVMIESYIESGNQKVSGHVYGKSITDPCLGWEESEKLIYTIADGL